CGGCGGCATCCTTCATAAGTCATACCAATTTTTTGCATAACTCGTCCCGATGCGGGGTTAGATGAAAAATGAGATGCACAGATGCGGTGCAGTCCTAGTTTTTCAAAGCCATATCGCAATACTGCTTGGGCTGCTTGTGTACAGTAACCTTGCCCCCAAAAGGGTTTGCCAATCCAATAACCTAATTCTGCGTGGTTATGTTCTTGGTTAATTCCCAAACCGATCGCACCACACAATTTACCTGTATGATTTAAGGCGATCGCAAAGTTGACATCTTTACCTTCGCTGAATGCTGTTGGATGAGTCTTAATTCACTCTGGGGCCATGCCATCTTCATAAGGATGGGGAATGGTAAGAGTCATTGCAGCAATTTCCCGCACACCAGCCAAATGTTGAACATCACCTGCATCTGCAAGGCAAAATGGTCGCAAAGTTAGTCTTGGGTTTGCAGAGTCGGTTGCTGAATCTGACAAACAGTGTTATCCATGCAGTTTTATTTAGACTTTTATGGTTAATGTAGTTATGTACTACAAATACATCAGGTCTATTTACGATTCCTCATCTGATCAAACACAAGCCGAGAAATATCTGGAAAAGCATTTTGACTAGCTGCGTAGGCTGGATCTTCTCCAAAAATAGCAATAATATAACGAGTCTTGCGGTCTTTAGTTGCCACATAGGCGACTTCTTGACGAGATGCAGTAGTCCAACCTGCTTTAGAAGCAAAAACGATTTGATCTGCATCATTAGCTAAAGATTCACCCAAAAAATTCTCTACAGGATTAAATTCATCTGGATTCGGTGGCTGTAGTTTCCATGCTTCTGGACGTAAATCTCTAGTTAACAAACCAGCCATTTGTTCGCTATATTCAGGTCCAACAGCTTGACCTGTAAAAATTTCGTACATCAGTCTGGCAGTTTGGTAGGTTGTAATTTTGTTGCGCTTTGGCTGATTAGGATTATCACCACGTAACTGTAAATCAGCGCCTTTGGGTTCTGTAACTTTTAGATAAGCAATAGGATAGGTTTTTTGACTAACATTAATATCTTTATATCCAGCTTCTTGAAAGAAATAATTTAATGATTGTCGCTGTTTTTTCCATACTTGAAATTGTTCATCTGTTAATTTTTTTTCATAAGAATAAGTTCCACTAATAACATCAACTATACGACTAGCAGCATCGTTATCTGATTTCAATATCATTGCATTTAAATCAGAATTTAGAGTGTGGTGAAGTGGAACTAAACCTTGTTTGATTTTGGCTTCTAGAATAGCCATCCAAAATAGTTTAACTACACTGGCAGGATATCTAGGCATGTCTTGTTGATAACCTGCAATTGTATTTGTATTTAAATTTATTAATGTAATGGATAAGCTCTCTGTTGGTAGTTTTTTATCTTTGACATAATCTAATATATTTTTTAATGTACTACTTAATCCATCACTTTTTTTTAAATTAGGAGGTGTTTTGATATTATATATTAAATCTAAATTTATTTTGGCTAATTGAGAAGAGGATTCTAATGGTAAGTTAACTGGTGGATTAGATAAATCAGGTTGATTAATAACAGGATTTGGAGGATTAATTATTGGTTGCTGAGTCGGGAAAGTAAGTTGTGGTTGTATAGCTGAATTATTAAGTGTTTCGGAATTTTTATTCTTCGCTCTTTGTGCAAAGAATGAGCTAAAACCGAACAAACTAACTATTGTTAATACAACTAAAGCAATGAGTCCGTAAAATTGTAAGTGTGGTAATTTCCTGAAACGAGATTTATTCATAATTGCAGTATGTTTGCTCTGAGGTGGAGTTGTTCGGCGCTTACCTATAGTTTGCTTGTTTTGCGCATGTACCTTTTGTGGAAGTGAAGCAGCTATAAGAGTTGTAGGCAAAACAGATTTTTGATTTCCTGCACTATTAAATTCTGCAATCTGCCTTTGTAATTCAATATTTGTTTGTTGTAAATTTTCAATAACTTGGTAAGCACGTTGTAACTTGGCTTCAAGTTCAGCGATTTTGCGATCGCGACTATCTGGTTGTCGTTTGGATTGCTGATCCACAAGCTACACCTTAAATCACTATAAGGCAGAAATTATAAGGTAAAAACTAGAAAAAATTAACTCTTACGCACTGTTCTAATAGTTTTATAATCTGCGATTTTGACTTGACCGTTTTCGGATTGTAAAGAGTAGCGTACCAATAGGGTATCAAAGGAAGTATTGGTTGGATCTACTTTGCCATCTTTGATCAGCGTGCGTTCTTCTGTAATTTCCACTTCTATAGTTGCTTGATCGCCACTCGCTTTGAAATTTTTGACTGCATCAAGACTTTGTACTCCATAGTTGTAGTGAGCATTATTTCTCTGCAACCAATCAACAGAACTGAGACATTCTTCTTCATTACCACCATTTGCCAGACAGAGATCAGGATCATCTGTTTTTTTAATATTGTCTCTATGGGCTTTACCTGTGAGTAGTTGTTCTCCTATATCTGTTCTGTAGGGAGAAGCAAATATTTCCCGTTTAGCTGTGATCCAATTCTTCAATACCTCTACAGCTGCTGTTTGGGAAATCGAGGCATTTGTCGGTGGTAAAACAATCGGAGTAGTTTCAGGAGATGAAGTTATGATCGGTGTGGGTGAAGCAGGAATAACATTACGTCCTGGAGTAGAAATTGATATTGGTTGGGAATTTATCAAAGGGGTGACAGAAGGTGAGGTAGATGCAATTGGTGAAGGACTAATTCTTGTCACAGACTGATTTTGTTCTGAAGAATTATTTCTAAAAATCTCCATCATCCACCAACCACCGACGATAAATACGCCGATGACACTGCCTAAGATCACAGCTTGCTGCCAAGTACCTAAACCGTTTTGGTTTTGGGATGTAGTCGGTTGGGGGTAAGACACTTGCTGTTGGTGAGGAATCTGTGGAGGTGGTGGAGATTGAGCAACCTGTGGTTGTTGCTGTATATACTGCCCTTGTGGATAGGAAGGTGGTGGAGATTGGACTACTTGTGGTTGTTGATTGTTGATTGTTGGCGGTTGCTGTACATATTGCCCTTGTGGTGGTACAGTATGTACTGGATTCTGGAAAACTGGTACTGTAGGTGCTGCTGGTGTTGATCCACTTTGCAAAGCTGCCAGCATATCTCTAGCATTAAGATAGCGATCGCGTGGTGATTGTTGAATAGCTTTGTCCAACACCATTGCCAAACTAGGGCTAACATTCAAAGCATAAGGCCGCCACAAAATTTCACCTGTAGCAGGATCAGTTGCCAACTGTTGGGGAATCTTACCTGTGAGCAAATAAATTGCTGTTAACCCCAAACTATAAATATCGCTAGCAAACACAGGTCGTCCAGCAGTTTGTTCCATTGGCATATATCCTGGTGTCCCAATCACAATTGATCGACTAGAGTTCCCAGAAGGAGTTACCACCGTACCCATTGTTTCTTTGACTGCGCCAAAGTCGATCAAAACTGGTTTGCCATCAAAACTACGAATCAGAATATTGTCCGGTTTGATATCCCGGTGTACCATATGCTTACTGTGGACATAGTTAAGAATCGGCAAAATATTGATCAAAATATCTTTTACCGAAGTTTCACTCATTAACCCTTGTTGTTGCACTATCTGGGTTAAGGTGTAACCCTCTATATATTCTTGAACTAAATAAAACTGTCCATTTTCAGTAAAGTAGGCATACAGCTTAGGAATTTGATTACTACTATCACCCAATTCTTCTAAAATTGCCGCTTCTCTTTGAAACCGATCTTGCACCAATTGGTAAACCTGGGGATTATCAACCACAGGTTTGAGTTGTTTAATCACACAACGACGACCAGAAGGCATCTGAGTATCTTCTGCTAAAAAAGTTTCTCCAAATCCACCACTGCCAAGCACACCCAAAAGTTTGTAGCGATTGTTTAACAGCGTCGGTGTGTTCATACTTTTTCCTAGATGGTATCTATTTCAACATAGATACAGTTATTTATCAGAAAATTCCAGAAAAATCAGTGATCAACTCACGTAAAACTGTAAATTTGCTTCTGTCACCAAAATTAACAGCTAACAGCAATTAACAATTAACCACCAACAGAAAATCTATCTGTGTCTATCCGTGTACATCGGTGTGCATCGGTGTTCGATTTTTGAATTCACATTAGACGTAACTTTACTTTTTGTAGCTAGATTTAGATCCAGAAAATATTCCCCTCTTCCCGTAATCAGGAAGAAGGGAATTTAACACCTTAAACTTCTGGCTTATTTTTTCTTAGCCGCCGCCGAGATTGGCAATTGCAGATTTTGATCAAAAACAAACTCATTTTTAATTTGCACTACTCGCTTGGGAAGATTATCGCTTGGTGCAGTAGCATCCTGTGAAGGAACTTGGATTGTGTACTTACCAACAGGAACACTATCAAAGCGATAAAAACCAAATTCATCTGTTACGCTAGATGTCACTGGTTTATCGTCAGCACCTATTAATTCCACC
Above is a genomic segment from Fischerella sp. JS2 containing:
- a CDS encoding GNAT family protein; the protein is MCGAIGLGINQEHNHAELGYWIGKPFWGQGYCTQAAQAVLRYGFEKLGLHRICASHFSSNPASGRVMQKIGMTYEGCRRQHILKWGQYEDIIDYGILKSEWQNLESS
- a CDS encoding protein kinase domain-containing protein, producing MNTPTLLNNRYKLLGVLGSGGFGETFLAEDTQMPSGRRCVIKQLKPVVDNPQVYQLVQDRFQREAAILEELGDSSNQIPKLYAYFTENGQFYLVQEYIEGYTLTQIVQQQGLMSETSVKDILINILPILNYVHSKHMVHRDIKPDNILIRSFDGKPVLIDFGAVKETMGTVVTPSGNSSRSIVIGTPGYMPMEQTAGRPVFASDIYSLGLTAIYLLTGKIPQQLATDPATGEILWRPYALNVSPSLAMVLDKAIQQSPRDRYLNARDMLAALQSGSTPAAPTVPVFQNPVHTVPPQGQYVQQPPTINNQQPQVVQSPPPSYPQGQYIQQQPQVAQSPPPPQIPHQQQVSYPQPTTSQNQNGLGTWQQAVILGSVIGVFIVGGWWMMEIFRNNSSEQNQSVTRISPSPIASTSPSVTPLINSQPISISTPGRNVIPASPTPIITSSPETTPIVLPPTNASISQTAAVEVLKNWITAKREIFASPYRTDIGEQLLTGKAHRDNIKKTDDPDLCLANGGNEEECLSSVDWLQRNNAHYNYGVQSLDAVKNFKASGDQATIEVEITEERTLIKDGKVDPTNTSFDTLLVRYSLQSENGQVKIADYKTIRTVRKS
- a CDS encoding serine hydrolase is translated as MDQQSKRQPDSRDRKIAELEAKLQRAYQVIENLQQTNIELQRQIAEFNSAGNQKSVLPTTLIAASLPQKVHAQNKQTIGKRRTTPPQSKHTAIMNKSRFRKLPHLQFYGLIALVVLTIVSLFGFSSFFAQRAKNKNSETLNNSAIQPQLTFPTQQPIINPPNPVINQPDLSNPPVNLPLESSSQLAKINLDLIYNIKTPPNLKKSDGLSSTLKNILDYVKDKKLPTESLSITLINLNTNTIAGYQQDMPRYPASVVKLFWMAILEAKIKQGLVPLHHTLNSDLNAMILKSDNDAASRIVDVISGTYSYEKKLTDEQFQVWKKQRQSLNYFFQEAGYKDINVSQKTYPIAYLKVTEPKGADLQLRGDNPNQPKRNKITTYQTARLMYEIFTGQAVGPEYSEQMAGLLTRDLRPEAWKLQPPNPDEFNPVENFLGESLANDADQIVFASKAGWTTASRQEVAYVATKDRKTRYIIAIFGEDPAYAASQNAFPDISRLVFDQMRNRK